In Paenibacillus sp. FSL M7-0420, a single genomic region encodes these proteins:
- the serC gene encoding 3-phosphoserine/phosphohydroxythreonine transaminase, whose amino-acid sequence MLSKRAYNFNAGPAALPLAVLERAQAEFVEFRESGMSIMEMSHRGAIYESVHNEAQERLLSLLGNPQGYKVLFIQGGASTQFAMVPMNLIAEGQVGSYVMTGSWADKALKEAKLTGGGHVAASSADKKFLAIPELSSIKAADNAAYLHITSNETIEGTQYAQYPDAGNIPLVADMSSDILSRDFDVNQFGLIYAGAQKNLGPSGVTVVIAKEELIASSPANIPTILRYDTHYKNNSLYNTPPSFSVYMVNEVLKWIEEQGGLAGTEAKNRDKAGLLYDYIDGSDGFYRGVAEEGSRSIMNVTFRMQSEELEKQFIKASEAEGFVGLKGHRSVGGLRASIYNAVPHESVKALADFMKHFRQTQG is encoded by the coding sequence ATTTTGAGCAAGAGAGCATACAATTTTAATGCCGGTCCGGCAGCATTGCCGCTGGCAGTATTGGAACGTGCACAGGCGGAGTTCGTTGAATTCCGGGAGAGCGGAATGTCCATTATGGAGATGTCGCACCGCGGGGCGATATACGAATCCGTGCATAATGAAGCTCAGGAACGCCTGCTTTCGCTCCTCGGCAATCCGCAGGGCTACAAGGTATTGTTCATCCAGGGCGGAGCAAGCACACAGTTCGCCATGGTTCCGATGAACCTTATCGCTGAAGGCCAGGTCGGCAGCTATGTCATGACAGGAAGCTGGGCGGACAAAGCCCTGAAGGAAGCCAAGCTGACAGGCGGCGGCCATGTAGCCGCATCCTCCGCAGACAAGAAATTCCTGGCTATTCCCGAGCTTAGCAGCATCAAGGCTGCGGACAATGCGGCTTACCTGCATATCACCTCGAATGAGACGATTGAAGGCACACAGTATGCACAGTATCCTGATGCCGGTAACATTCCGCTGGTTGCCGATATGTCCAGTGATATTCTGAGCCGCGACTTCGATGTGAACCAATTCGGCCTGATCTATGCCGGTGCACAGAAGAATCTCGGACCGTCGGGCGTTACCGTAGTGATTGCCAAGGAAGAGCTGATCGCAAGTTCTCCGGCGAATATTCCGACGATTCTGCGGTATGATACTCATTACAAGAACAACTCTCTCTACAATACGCCGCCATCCTTCTCTGTATATATGGTTAACGAAGTGTTAAAATGGATTGAGGAACAGGGCGGGCTTGCCGGCACTGAAGCCAAGAACCGTGACAAAGCAGGTCTCCTGTATGATTATATCGACGGCAGCGACGGCTTCTACCGCGGAGTTGCGGAAGAAGGCAGCCGTTCCATCATGAATGTAACGTTCCGGATGCAATCGGAGGAGCTGGAGAAGCAGTTCATCAAAGCTTCCGAAGCCGAAGGCTTTGTCGGCCTCAAGGGACACCGCAGCGTAGGCGGCTTACGGGCTTCGATCTACAACGCCGTTCCGCATGAGAGCGTGAAGGCACTGGCTGATTTCATGAAGCATTTCCGGCAAACTCAAGGGTAA
- the trmL gene encoding tRNA (uridine(34)/cytosine(34)/5-carboxymethylaminomethyluridine(34)-2'-O)-methyltransferase TrmL has protein sequence MALHIVLVEPEIPANTGNIARTCAATGTHLHLVHPLGFRTDDATLKRAGLDYWHAVNIEYHNSFSEVLEKYQEGRFFYATTKAKKRYSDFAFRDGDFFVFGKETKGLPAEILEAGQETAMRMPMSEAVRSLNLSNSAAIVVYEALRQLDFPQLF, from the coding sequence ATGGCATTACACATTGTGCTGGTGGAACCGGAAATACCGGCGAATACCGGCAATATCGCCCGTACCTGTGCGGCCACAGGAACCCATCTCCATCTCGTACACCCGCTGGGCTTCCGCACAGACGATGCTACACTGAAGCGTGCCGGACTCGATTATTGGCATGCAGTGAATATTGAATATCATAATTCCTTCAGTGAAGTATTGGAGAAGTATCAGGAAGGGCGGTTCTTCTACGCGACTACCAAGGCCAAGAAGCGCTATAGCGATTTCGCCTTCCGGGATGGAGACTTCTTCGTGTTCGGGAAAGAAACCAAGGGGTTGCCGGCAGAGATCCTGGAGGCTGGTCAGGAAACGGCGATGCGGATGCCGATGAGCGAGGCGGTCAGATCGCTTAATTTATCCAATTCGGCAGCGATTGTGGTCTATGAAGCGCTCCGGCAGCTCGATTTCCCACAACTTTTCTAA
- a CDS encoding AbrB/MazE/SpoVT family DNA-binding domain-containing protein — MKPAGVVRKVDQLGRIVLPKSLRKRYQMNEGDPVEILVQGDHIILERYRPKCVFCGSMEGVSEYKDRYICSSCLTEMTQLPKHA, encoded by the coding sequence ATGAAACCTGCTGGCGTTGTACGTAAAGTAGATCAGCTGGGTAGAATTGTTCTGCCTAAGTCTCTGCGTAAAAGGTATCAAATGAATGAAGGGGATCCTGTAGAAATTCTTGTTCAGGGCGACCACATTATTCTGGAGCGTTACCGTCCGAAGTGTGTCTTCTGCGGATCGATGGAAGGCGTAAGTGAATATAAAGACCGTTACATTTGTTCAAGCTGCCTTACCGAGATGACCCAACTGCCAAAACACGCGTAA
- a CDS encoding phosphodiester glycosidase family protein, which produces MMTPVKRVNRFFMLLTAPLFGLLLCLWLYQPPLELKLNTAPFAADPGPVNETAQLKQDLAVAKSYAAYTIDSIGTSAQLYKQTTNAMNALVSTATAQTSRPERIYNRRISSRLGIPADVISSDRITIELYRLNPGNYTAYAMKIKLKDSSAMKMSLAGDGTGASETTLQAVNRYGASAGINAGGFADQNGKRYPLSTTIVGGEYLYGFEPSYKDLSFVGLNKSGQLIGGKFTSRDQLDQLEPVFGATFVPVLLKNQSKTAIPLKWQLAPKRAPRTIIGNYKDNQLLILVADGYNENGNSGATLAELQDKLYNLGVIDAYNLDGGGSSSMIFRGKVINRPSDGNLRRVPTNFLFFK; this is translated from the coding sequence ATGATGACTCCTGTCAAAAGAGTGAACCGGTTCTTCATGCTCCTGACCGCTCCATTGTTCGGACTGCTGCTCTGTCTGTGGCTGTACCAGCCTCCGCTTGAGCTTAAGCTGAATACCGCCCCCTTCGCAGCTGACCCCGGACCCGTGAATGAAACCGCGCAATTGAAGCAGGACCTGGCTGTGGCCAAGAGCTATGCCGCTTACACCATAGACTCTATCGGTACCAGCGCACAGCTCTACAAGCAGACCACGAACGCTATGAACGCACTGGTCAGCACAGCAACGGCCCAGACCTCCCGTCCTGAGCGGATCTACAACCGCCGGATTAGTTCCCGGCTCGGCATTCCTGCCGATGTGATCAGCAGCGACCGGATTACCATTGAATTATACCGGCTGAACCCCGGCAACTATACAGCATACGCAATGAAGATTAAGCTGAAGGATTCCTCAGCCATGAAGATGAGCCTGGCCGGTGACGGCACGGGCGCTTCCGAGACCACACTGCAGGCCGTGAACCGCTACGGTGCCTCGGCCGGTATTAATGCCGGCGGCTTCGCTGATCAGAACGGCAAGCGTTATCCGCTCTCGACCACCATCGTCGGCGGAGAATATCTGTACGGCTTCGAGCCCAGCTACAAGGATCTCAGCTTCGTCGGCCTGAACAAATCCGGCCAGCTGATCGGCGGCAAATTCACCAGCCGTGACCAGCTCGATCAGCTGGAGCCGGTATTCGGAGCAACCTTTGTCCCTGTGCTGCTGAAGAATCAGAGCAAGACAGCCATTCCGCTGAAATGGCAGCTGGCCCCGAAGCGGGCACCGCGGACCATCATCGGTAACTACAAGGATAATCAGCTGCTGATTCTGGTCGCTGACGGATATAACGAGAACGGTAACTCGGGAGCTACACTGGCTGAGCTGCAGGATAAGCTGTACAATCTCGGCGTCATCGATGCTTATAACCTGGACGGCGGCGGCTCATCGTCCATGATTTTCCGCGGCAAGGTCATAAACAGACCTTCCGACGGCAATTTGCGCCGCGTCCCAACCAATTTCTTGTTCTTCAAGTAA
- a CDS encoding response regulator transcription factor, which yields MTKVWQVVIVGCHPTSMLGTKLILEDEEGLTVDGMFATWEECLAGMEELRPDLVLSDYQMHDGTVEQVLPDMKKSSPCSHIIIMTEENDKEIFLPLIELGASGVLSKGATPGQLLQMIRGIREGFLSIPLEWIEKGFRPVASSRGLEGVLQLTQTEMFIMERIVQGITYDKIALEIEVSRRSIDNYLRKIYVKLEVSTRAQAIEKFALFSRQNKQIYA from the coding sequence ATGACGAAGGTCTGGCAGGTGGTCATCGTGGGATGTCATCCCACAAGTATGCTGGGAACAAAATTAATTCTGGAAGATGAGGAGGGACTGACGGTAGACGGCATGTTCGCTACCTGGGAAGAATGTCTCGCGGGCATGGAGGAATTAAGGCCTGATCTGGTGCTGAGTGATTATCAGATGCACGATGGAACCGTAGAACAGGTGCTGCCGGATATGAAAAAAAGCTCACCTTGCTCCCACATTATTATCATGACGGAGGAGAACGATAAGGAGATATTCCTGCCCCTGATTGAACTGGGAGCGAGCGGGGTATTGTCGAAGGGAGCCACTCCGGGTCAGCTTCTGCAGATGATCCGCGGCATCCGTGAAGGGTTCCTCTCCATTCCGCTGGAATGGATTGAAAAGGGCTTCCGTCCGGTAGCCTCCTCCAGAGGACTGGAAGGCGTCTTGCAGCTGACACAGACGGAGATGTTCATCATGGAACGCATTGTGCAAGGAATTACATACGACAAAATCGCACTTGAAATTGAAGTCAGCCGCCGTTCGATTGATAACTACCTGCGCAAGATTTATGTGAAGCTGGAAGTATCGACAAGAGCGCAGGCGATTGAGAAGTTCGCGCTTTTCTCAAGACAGAACAAGCAAATCTACGCATAA
- a CDS encoding aminotransferase-like domain-containing protein yields MKYEFSSRAHTLLSSPLLSIRKETRRGTLISLAEELPAEELFPLSLLSEAASTVISTDASALQYGEPEGYGPLREWLTGDWLRSKGVAVADGGVLLTTGSQQAIDLLCRVYIDPGDHVLVENPTSPGILQALRMQGAVIIPVQGDGDGLLPDHLRRTIRSYRPKMLFAAPSFTNPSGVLWSLARRQEILELCISHNVLIVEDDSYGDLHFQRSEGHPSKKYPTLYALENVSEGGHVLYIGSFSKTVAPALRTGWAAGSRELIGMMAAAKQMADWQSSSLNQRLLHHLLSVSAFDLREHIALLNREYNTRLKLMAELLKRPAWKNSVYDMPAGGMFLWVSLPEGLDAMALLRASLTKGVAFLPGPLCSVSGGSDRIRLNFSHPGRDELLLGMNLMSEAVTEFTARS; encoded by the coding sequence ATGAAGTATGAGTTTTCATCGCGCGCACATACATTGTTATCTTCACCGCTGCTGAGTATCCGTAAGGAGACACGCCGGGGTACGCTGATCTCGCTGGCCGAGGAGCTCCCGGCTGAAGAATTATTTCCGCTGTCACTGCTGTCTGAGGCGGCATCCACCGTAATCTCCACAGATGCAAGTGCGCTGCAGTACGGGGAGCCTGAAGGGTATGGCCCGCTCCGCGAATGGCTGACCGGAGACTGGCTCCGCAGCAAAGGAGTGGCGGTAGCCGATGGCGGAGTGCTGCTGACAACGGGCAGCCAGCAGGCCATTGACCTGCTGTGCAGGGTATACATTGATCCCGGGGATCATGTGCTGGTTGAGAATCCGACTTCACCCGGTATTCTGCAGGCGCTGCGCATGCAGGGAGCCGTCATTATTCCGGTCCAGGGGGATGGAGACGGCCTGCTGCCGGATCATCTGCGCCGAACGATCCGCAGCTATAGGCCCAAGATGCTGTTCGCTGCGCCAAGCTTCACCAATCCCAGCGGAGTGCTCTGGAGTCTTGCCCGGCGGCAAGAGATTCTGGAGCTGTGCATCTCACATAATGTGCTGATCGTAGAGGATGATTCCTATGGCGATCTGCACTTCCAGCGGAGTGAGGGGCATCCCTCCAAGAAATATCCTACTCTATACGCGTTGGAGAATGTCAGCGAAGGCGGGCATGTGCTATACATCGGCTCCTTCAGCAAGACGGTCGCGCCGGCGCTGCGGACGGGCTGGGCGGCGGGAAGCCGCGAGCTAATCGGCATGATGGCTGCCGCCAAGCAGATGGCGGACTGGCAGTCCAGCTCGCTGAACCAGCGGCTGCTGCATCATCTGCTCAGTGTGTCGGCCTTTGATCTGCGGGAGCATATCGCTCTGCTGAACCGCGAATACAATACCCGCCTGAAGCTGATGGCGGAGCTGCTGAAGCGTCCGGCCTGGAAGAACAGCGTCTACGACATGCCGGCCGGCGGCATGTTCCTCTGGGTATCGCTGCCTGAAGGCCTGGACGCGATGGCTCTGCTGCGTGCTTCGCTAACCAAGGGGGTAGCCTTCCTGCCTGGTCCGCTCTGCAGTGTAAGCGGAGGCTCGGACCGCATCCGGCTCAACTTCAGCCATCCCGGCCGTGATGAGCTGCTGCTGGGAATGAACCTGATGAGTGAAGCGGTGACCGAGTTCACGGCGCGCAGCTAG
- a CDS encoding glycoside hydrolase family 1 protein — protein MATVLNGFPEHFLWGGATAANQLEGAFDQGGKGLSTADMIAFVPKDKRTGDHSMEISSERIARILAGETDDWFPKREGVDFYHRYKEDIALFAEMGFKVFRLSINWARIFPNGDDAEPNEQGLQFYDDVFDELLKYGIEPLVTLSHYETPLGLTQKYNGWASREVIGFYVKYAETVFTRYRKKVKYWLTFNEINVMLFSPYTGGGILTDRVENKLQAVFQGLHHQFVASALVTRLGHEIIPGSQIGCMLARMESYANTCNPADVRKRQQEDQLNLFFTDVHARGKYPRYMNRYFAENQIEIIREPGDDELLAANTVDFISFSYYMTLTVSAGPEGEATEGNLLGGIKNPYLKASDWGWQIDPVGLRITLNNLYDRYQKPLFIVENGLGAYDKVEEDGSIHDHYRIDYLREHIKEMKEAVKDGVELMGYTAWGPIDLVSMSTSEMSKRYGFIYVDLDDTGSGTLNRSKKDSFEWYKQVISSNGEIL, from the coding sequence ATGGCTACAGTACTTAACGGATTTCCTGAGCATTTCTTATGGGGCGGCGCAACCGCTGCCAATCAGCTGGAGGGCGCTTTTGATCAGGGGGGCAAAGGGCTGTCTACGGCAGATATGATCGCCTTCGTGCCCAAGGATAAGCGCACAGGGGATCATTCCATGGAGATCTCTTCGGAGCGTATCGCCCGGATTCTTGCCGGAGAGACGGATGACTGGTTCCCGAAACGCGAAGGCGTTGACTTCTATCACCGCTACAAGGAGGACATTGCTCTATTCGCCGAAATGGGCTTCAAGGTGTTCCGGTTGTCGATTAACTGGGCACGGATTTTCCCGAACGGCGATGATGCCGAGCCTAACGAGCAGGGGCTGCAATTCTACGACGATGTATTTGATGAACTGTTGAAATACGGCATTGAGCCGCTGGTTACTCTCTCGCACTATGAGACTCCGCTCGGTCTTACACAGAAGTATAACGGCTGGGCCAGCCGTGAAGTGATTGGCTTCTATGTGAAGTATGCTGAGACTGTATTTACACGTTACCGGAAAAAAGTGAAGTACTGGCTGACCTTCAACGAGATCAATGTCATGCTGTTTAGCCCGTATACCGGAGGCGGTATTCTTACAGACCGCGTGGAGAACAAGCTGCAAGCGGTCTTTCAGGGGCTGCACCATCAGTTTGTAGCAAGCGCCTTGGTCACCAGACTGGGACATGAGATTATTCCAGGCTCGCAGATCGGCTGTATGCTGGCCCGTATGGAGAGCTACGCGAATACCTGCAATCCGGCGGATGTGCGTAAGAGACAGCAGGAGGACCAGCTGAATCTGTTCTTCACGGATGTGCATGCGCGCGGTAAGTACCCGCGTTATATGAACCGTTATTTTGCCGAGAACCAGATTGAGATTATCCGTGAGCCGGGGGATGATGAGCTGCTTGCTGCGAATACAGTAGATTTCATCTCGTTCAGCTATTATATGACGCTTACGGTGTCTGCAGGTCCGGAGGGTGAGGCGACTGAAGGAAATCTGCTGGGCGGTATCAAGAACCCGTATCTGAAAGCCTCTGATTGGGGCTGGCAGATTGATCCTGTGGGTCTGCGCATTACCCTGAACAACCTGTACGACCGTTACCAGAAGCCGTTGTTCATCGTAGAGAACGGGCTGGGTGCCTATGACAAGGTGGAGGAAGACGGATCGATCCATGACCATTACCGGATTGATTATTTGCGGGAACACATCAAGGAGATGAAGGAAGCGGTTAAGGACGGCGTGGAGCTGATGGGCTATACGGCCTGGGGCCCGATTGACCTGGTGAGCATGTCGACCTCGGAAATGTCCAAGCGCTACGGCTTCATCTACGTAGACCTGGACGACACGGGAAGCGGCACGCTGAACCGCAGCAAGAAGGATTCGTTTGAGTGGTACAAGCAGGTGATTTCGTCGAACGGTGAAATATTGTAG
- the licT gene encoding BglG family transcription antiterminator LicT, whose protein sequence is MKIAKVLNNNVVTVLDASGKERVVMGRGIAFKKQAGDAVEDAQVEKVFALENKEGSQKLMSLLSEIPLEYVECTDEVIRYAETVLGEKLHDSIYISLTDHIHFAIDRHRQGLQIKNALLWEIKRMYRKEFSIGLKALQIIEERLGVLLPEDECAFIAMHLVNAQMNGEMRETVSITNIVKDILNIVRRSFLIELDEESLGYYRFLTHLKFFAQRVVQGTPMEERDQDHALHDLVMKQYPAAHAVAVKIADYSRKIYKRVLSKEEILYLTIHIERIIRSGDITE, encoded by the coding sequence ATGAAAATTGCTAAGGTGCTCAACAACAATGTGGTCACCGTACTCGATGCCAGCGGGAAGGAACGGGTCGTAATGGGCCGTGGTATCGCCTTCAAGAAGCAGGCAGGGGATGCTGTTGAGGATGCTCAGGTCGAGAAGGTATTCGCCCTGGAGAATAAAGAAGGTTCACAGAAGCTGATGTCGCTTCTCTCGGAGATCCCGCTGGAATATGTGGAATGCACCGATGAAGTGATCCGTTATGCCGAGACGGTGCTCGGGGAGAAGCTGCATGACAGCATCTATATCTCACTGACGGACCATATCCATTTCGCCATCGACCGCCACCGTCAGGGGCTTCAAATCAAGAATGCACTGCTGTGGGAAATCAAGCGGATGTACCGCAAGGAGTTCTCCATTGGACTCAAGGCGCTGCAAATTATCGAGGAACGGCTTGGGGTTCTGCTGCCGGAGGACGAGTGCGCTTTCATCGCGATGCATCTGGTTAATGCGCAGATGAACGGTGAGATGCGGGAGACGGTAAGTATCACGAATATCGTGAAGGACATCTTGAATATTGTCCGGCGGAGCTTCCTGATTGAGCTGGATGAAGAATCACTCGGGTATTACCGCTTCCTGACCCATCTGAAGTTCTTTGCGCAGCGGGTGGTTCAGGGCACTCCGATGGAGGAGCGGGACCAGGATCATGCGCTGCATGATCTGGTCATGAAGCAGTACCCGGCTGCCCATGCGGTTGCGGTGAAGATAGCGGACTATTCCCGCAAGATATACAAACGGGTCTTGTCCAAGGAAGAAATATTGTATCTGACCATTCATATTGAACGGATTATCCGTAGTGGGGATATAACAGAATAA
- a CDS encoding beta-glucoside-specific PTS transporter subunit IIABC: MNTKELSKEILKLVGGEDNIDQVTHCMTRLRFNLNDNNRADKAALQKTDGVMGVMINGGQFQVIIGNDVPVVYNELIGNMSVSPEKKASADKVEKKKQNPLSKLFDFISGIFTPILPAITGAGMIKGIVALLVAVGWMGTENSTYIILSAIGDGAFYFLPIVLAISAARKLGSNMYIAAAIGAAILHPTVTTLLGSGEPVTFASLPVVAATYASSVIPIVIAVWLASYVEKAVDKVTHASLKLIIVPTVTLLVIVPLTLIAVGPLGVIIGDGLTGGISWLFENTGLFAGLLLGGTMSLLIITGMHYALIPIMIASIAQLGYDYMIPIMMVANFAQAGSALGVSLRTKNSKLKSLSLSTSITAFMGITEPAMYGVNMRLKKPFISALIGGAAGGAFLSLFKVKAYVIGGLAGLSGIPMVLGATFVYSVIGFAIGAAVAAIVTYILGFEDEPEAAAAPAVTPAEPVVSAANTTVMGAAAESTMVNQEVFSPIAGAVKPLSEVSDPAFSEEIMGKGYAIQPSEGRVVSPVQGTVFSLSKSGHAIGLVSDSGAEMLIHIGIDTVKLKGLHFSPKVTAGTRVAVGDLLMEFDLAQIEKAGYSTITPVIITNIQQYQSIQSAGATSVKEKELLYTVLA; this comes from the coding sequence ATGAATACAAAAGAGCTGTCCAAAGAAATATTGAAGCTTGTTGGCGGAGAAGACAATATCGATCAGGTAACCCACTGTATGACCCGTCTGCGCTTCAACCTGAATGACAACAACCGTGCGGACAAAGCGGCCCTGCAGAAGACGGACGGGGTAATGGGCGTGATGATTAACGGCGGGCAATTCCAGGTCATTATCGGCAATGATGTCCCGGTGGTCTACAATGAGCTGATTGGCAATATGTCCGTTTCTCCTGAGAAGAAGGCTTCCGCTGACAAGGTGGAGAAAAAGAAGCAGAATCCGCTGAGCAAGCTGTTTGACTTCATCTCGGGCATCTTCACACCGATCCTGCCGGCCATTACCGGTGCGGGGATGATCAAGGGGATTGTCGCCCTGCTTGTCGCAGTAGGCTGGATGGGAACGGAGAACTCCACGTATATCATACTATCGGCAATCGGGGACGGCGCCTTCTACTTCCTGCCGATTGTTCTGGCCATCAGCGCTGCCCGTAAGCTGGGAAGCAATATGTACATCGCTGCTGCGATAGGGGCGGCCATTCTGCATCCGACTGTCACCACACTGCTGGGGTCCGGAGAGCCTGTTACCTTCGCTTCACTGCCGGTGGTAGCTGCAACCTACGCTTCGTCCGTCATTCCGATTGTGATTGCCGTATGGCTGGCCTCCTATGTGGAAAAAGCCGTTGATAAAGTAACCCATGCTTCCCTGAAGCTGATTATCGTTCCGACGGTTACGCTGCTGGTCATTGTGCCGCTTACCCTGATTGCCGTAGGCCCGCTGGGAGTAATTATCGGGGATGGCCTGACTGGAGGGATCAGCTGGCTGTTCGAGAATACGGGATTGTTCGCAGGCCTGCTGCTGGGCGGAACCATGTCGCTGCTGATCATTACCGGGATGCACTATGCCCTGATTCCAATCATGATCGCATCCATTGCACAGCTTGGCTATGACTATATGATTCCGATTATGATGGTAGCGAACTTCGCCCAGGCGGGCAGTGCGCTTGGTGTCTCGCTGAGAACGAAGAACAGCAAGCTGAAGTCCCTCTCCCTGTCCACAAGTATCACGGCCTTCATGGGAATTACAGAACCGGCTATGTACGGTGTAAATATGCGTCTTAAGAAACCGTTCATCTCTGCCCTGATCGGCGGAGCCGCCGGTGGTGCGTTCCTCAGCTTGTTCAAGGTAAAAGCGTATGTCATCGGCGGACTCGCCGGACTCTCCGGCATTCCGATGGTTCTCGGTGCGACCTTTGTCTATTCGGTCATCGGCTTCGCCATCGGGGCGGCAGTTGCTGCGATTGTCACTTATATTCTCGGTTTCGAGGATGAGCCGGAAGCTGCTGCTGCGCCTGCGGTGACTCCTGCCGAGCCTGTAGTATCTGCCGCTAACACTACTGTAATGGGCGCTGCTGCTGAGTCTACGATGGTGAATCAAGAGGTATTCAGTCCGATTGCCGGAGCGGTGAAGCCGCTCAGCGAAGTGAGCGACCCGGCCTTCTCGGAGGAGATCATGGGTAAGGGGTATGCGATTCAGCCGTCCGAAGGCCGCGTAGTCTCGCCGGTTCAGGGAACGGTGTTCTCGCTCTCGAAGAGCGGACATGCCATTGGTCTGGTCAGCGACAGCGGAGCGGAAATGCTGATCCATATCGGCATCGACACGGTGAAGCTAAAGGGCCTGCATTTCTCGCCCAAGGTAACCGCCGGAACCCGGGTGGCTGTCGGCGATCTCCTGATGGAATTCGATCTGGCCCAGATCGAGAAGGCGGGCTATAGTACGATTACGCCGGTTATTATTACGAACATCCAGCAGTACCAGTCCATCCAGTCTGCTGGCGCCACCTCGGTTAAGGAGAAGGAGCTGCTGTATACGGTGCTTGCTTAG
- a CDS encoding DUF2161 family putative PD-(D/E)XK-type phosphodiesterase, with translation MAIKQETELYAPLKSFFERQGYDIKGEVRTCDLVGIREDEEQPLIVEMKKSFNLALLLQGIERLRLSPNVYLAVERVREKKGAVNQRWGELTGLCRRLGLGLITVVFYKTKAPLVEVLAEPGEAPPQARSAVRRRERLLYEFRERSGDYNTGGSTRVKLVTAYREKALRVALALQALEAEAAGAAGLGGGRAALSGAPGTALAAGETAAAGTAAAAEDAAAGAGPAAARSRAESARGVTPAALRKRSGVPGAAAILQKNYYAWFFRVQRGRYTLTAAGQAALIEYSAIAEISAGKL, from the coding sequence ATGGCGATCAAGCAGGAGACGGAGCTGTATGCTCCTTTGAAGAGTTTTTTTGAGCGGCAAGGCTATGACATCAAGGGTGAGGTGCGGACCTGTGATCTGGTGGGCATCCGGGAGGACGAGGAGCAGCCGCTCATTGTGGAGATGAAAAAATCGTTCAATCTCGCCCTGCTGCTGCAGGGGATTGAACGGTTGCGCCTCAGCCCTAACGTCTACCTCGCGGTAGAACGCGTCAGGGAGAAGAAGGGCGCAGTCAACCAGCGCTGGGGCGAGCTCACCGGACTGTGCCGCCGGCTCGGCCTGGGGCTGATCACCGTCGTCTTCTACAAGACGAAGGCCCCGCTCGTCGAGGTGCTCGCGGAGCCGGGCGAGGCGCCGCCGCAGGCCCGCAGCGCCGTCCGCCGCCGCGAGCGACTGCTCTACGAGTTCCGCGAGCGCAGCGGAGACTACAACACCGGCGGCAGCACGCGCGTCAAGCTCGTGACGGCCTACCGCGAGAAGGCGCTGCGCGTAGCACTCGCGCTGCAGGCCCTGGAGGCCGAAGCCGCCGGAGCGGCCGGCCTCGGCGGAGGGCGCGCGGCGCTAAGCGGCGCGCCGGGCACTGCCCTGGCCGCCGGGGAGACGGCGGCCGCGGGTACCGCAGCAGCAGCGGAGGACGCTGCTGCGGGTGCGGGCCCGGCTGCTGCGCGCAGCCGGGCGGAGAGCGCGCGCGGCGTCACGCCCGCCGCGCTGCGGAAGCGCAGCGGCGTGCCCGGCGCCGCTGCGATCCTGCAGAAGAACTACTATGCGTGGTTCTTCCGGGTGCAGCGTGGCCGCTACACGCTCACGGCCGCCGGACAAGCGGCGCTGATCGAGTATTCGGCGATCGCGGAGATCAGCGCGGGCAAGCTGTAG